The following proteins are co-located in the Paraburkholderia phytofirmans PsJN genome:
- the cysM gene encoding cysteine synthase CysM: MAYKTIEDTIGNTPLVQLVRLPDDEIRSRNNVILAKLEGNNPAGSVKDRPALSMIKKAEARGRIKPGDTLIESTSGNTGIALAMAAAIRGYKMVLIMPEDLSVERRQSMAAYGAQIVLTPVTGGMEYARDLAEQMQREGKGIILDQFANPDNPAAHVEGTGPEIWRDTEGRITHFVSSMGTTGTIMGVSSYLKEQNQAIEIIGAQPEEGSRIPGIRKWPEAYLPKIFDRSRVDRVENVSQAAAEAMARRMASVEGIFAGISSGGACEVALRIARQVENATIVFIVCDRGDRYLSTGVFPA, translated from the coding sequence ATGGCTTATAAAACGATTGAAGACACGATCGGCAACACGCCGCTCGTACAACTCGTCCGGCTTCCCGACGACGAGATCCGCAGCCGCAATAACGTGATTCTTGCCAAGCTCGAGGGCAACAACCCGGCGGGCTCGGTGAAGGATCGCCCGGCGTTGTCGATGATCAAGAAAGCGGAAGCGCGCGGACGCATCAAGCCGGGCGACACGCTGATCGAATCGACCAGCGGCAACACGGGCATCGCGCTCGCCATGGCGGCCGCGATCCGTGGCTACAAGATGGTGTTGATCATGCCGGAAGACCTGTCGGTGGAACGCCGTCAGAGCATGGCCGCGTATGGCGCGCAGATCGTGCTCACGCCGGTCACGGGCGGCATGGAGTACGCACGCGATCTGGCCGAGCAGATGCAGCGCGAAGGCAAGGGCATCATCCTCGACCAGTTTGCCAACCCGGACAATCCGGCCGCCCACGTCGAAGGCACGGGCCCGGAAATCTGGCGCGACACGGAAGGGCGCATCACCCACTTCGTGTCGTCGATGGGTACGACCGGCACGATCATGGGCGTGTCCAGTTATCTGAAAGAACAGAATCAGGCTATCGAGATCATCGGTGCGCAACCTGAAGAAGGTTCACGCATTCCGGGCATCCGCAAATGGCCGGAAGCTTATCTGCCGAAGATTTTCGACCGCAGCCGCGTGGACCGCGTGGAGAACGTGAGTCAGGCGGCCGCGGAAGCGATGGCGCGCCGCATGGCGTCGGTGGAAGGGATTTTTGCGGGCATCTCGTCGGGCGGCGCGTGCGAAGTGGCGCTGCGCATCGCACGGCAGGTCGAGAATGCGACGATCGTGTTCATCGTCTGCGATCGCGGCGACCGCTATCTGTCGACGGGTGTGTTTCCCGCTTGA
- the mltB gene encoding lytic murein transglycosylase B, whose protein sequence is MFMATSPASAQSAAKKPPVLLAQSQPQPAVPQGQTFEEEIIPQRYANNADVNAFINDMVARYDFDESTLHSLFAGVSYSATAVKLVTPSPSPSVKNWRVYQSRFLDQVRINAGVRFWRANQATLQRAYEEFGVPPEVIVGIIGVETIYGRFMGNFRVLDALTTLSFDYPSTANRADRQATFRKNLEDYLVWTRDSQIDPTTVLGSYTGAIGIPQFLPSSIVQYAVSYDGNKRIDLRTSQADAIGSVANYLRQNGWENGRPVVWKIGSDAGSLGVAQAAADGQPEPHWPLDQLLRAGLLLNEPGVDVASEAGTPVTVVDLPSPGRGTEFMLGLKNFYVLTRYNRSFFYALAVYQLGQRVKAQMEAGDTTNAVNNAAPPVAASQ, encoded by the coding sequence ATGTTCATGGCAACCAGTCCGGCGAGCGCGCAAAGCGCCGCCAAAAAGCCGCCGGTGCTGCTCGCGCAAAGCCAGCCGCAACCCGCGGTGCCGCAAGGGCAAACGTTTGAAGAAGAGATCATCCCGCAGCGCTACGCGAACAATGCCGACGTCAACGCGTTCATCAACGACATGGTCGCGCGCTACGACTTCGACGAATCCACGCTGCACTCGCTCTTTGCCGGCGTGAGTTATTCGGCCACCGCGGTCAAGCTCGTGACACCATCGCCGTCGCCGTCGGTGAAGAACTGGCGCGTGTATCAGTCGCGCTTTCTCGACCAGGTGCGCATCAATGCCGGCGTGCGCTTCTGGCGCGCGAACCAGGCCACGCTGCAACGCGCCTATGAAGAGTTCGGCGTGCCGCCGGAAGTGATCGTCGGCATCATCGGCGTCGAGACGATCTATGGGCGCTTCATGGGCAACTTCCGCGTGCTCGATGCGCTGACCACGCTCAGCTTCGATTATCCGAGCACCGCCAATCGCGCGGATCGCCAGGCGACCTTCCGCAAAAACCTTGAAGACTACCTGGTGTGGACGCGCGATTCGCAGATCGATCCGACCACGGTGCTCGGGTCGTACACCGGCGCGATCGGCATTCCGCAGTTCCTGCCGAGCAGCATCGTGCAATACGCGGTGAGCTACGATGGCAACAAGCGGATCGACTTGCGCACGAGCCAGGCGGATGCGATCGGCAGCGTGGCGAATTATCTGCGTCAGAACGGCTGGGAAAACGGCCGGCCGGTGGTGTGGAAGATCGGCTCGGACGCCGGCAGCCTGGGTGTCGCGCAAGCCGCCGCCGACGGCCAGCCGGAGCCGCACTGGCCGCTCGATCAATTGCTGCGCGCCGGCTTGCTGCTGAACGAACCGGGTGTGGATGTGGCGTCGGAGGCCGGCACGCCGGTGACGGTAGTGGACCTGCCCTCGCCGGGACGCGGCACCGAGTTCATGCTGGGCTTGAAGAATTTCTATGTGCTGACGCGCTACAACCGCAGTTTCTTTTATGCGCTGGCGGTGTATCAGTTAGGTCAGCGGGTCAAGGCGCAAATGGAAGCCGGCGACACAACCAACGCCGTCAACAACGCGGCGCCGCCGGTTGCGGCCTCGCAATAG
- a CDS encoding ComEA family DNA-binding protein, with translation MFRKILVTAAMLAAFGHAYAAVDVNTANEDALRGIKGIGPAKAKAILEERSAHGPFKDPADLGKRVKGMGGHTVERLQAEGLAVGPAGAAANPQAAASAQTKGAAVPAATPKNGATVAVKK, from the coding sequence ATGTTTCGAAAAATTCTGGTTACCGCGGCCATGCTCGCCGCTTTTGGCCACGCTTATGCGGCGGTCGACGTCAACACGGCTAATGAGGACGCGCTGCGCGGCATCAAGGGCATCGGTCCTGCCAAAGCGAAAGCCATTCTCGAAGAGCGTTCAGCGCATGGTCCGTTCAAGGACCCGGCCGACCTCGGCAAGCGCGTCAAGGGCATGGGCGGGCATACCGTCGAGCGCCTGCAAGCGGAGGGTCTCGCTGTCGGTCCGGCTGGCGCGGCTGCTAACCCGCAGGCTGCGGCGTCTGCACAGACCAAAGGCGCGGCCGTTCCGGCCGCCACGCCAAAAAACGGTGCCACGGTGGCAGTGAAGAAATAG
- the rfaD gene encoding ADP-glyceromanno-heptose 6-epimerase yields the protein MTLIVTGAAGFIGSNLVKALNERGEQRIIAVDNLTRADKFKNLVDCEIDDYLDKTEFVERFRRGDFGKVRAIFHEGACSDTMETDGRYMMDNNFRYSRDVLDVCLAQNIQFLYASSAATYGGSSRFVEEREVEQPLNVYGYSKFLFDQVIRRVLPTAKSQIAGFRYFNVYGPRETHKARMASVAFHNFNQFRAEGKVKLFGEYNGYAAGEQTRDFVSVEDVVKVNLFFFDNPDKSGIFNLGSGRAQPFNDIASTVVNTLRSLNNEPALSLADQVQRGLIEYIPFPDALRGKYQCFTQADQSKLRAAGYDAPFLSVQEGVDRYVRWLFGQV from the coding sequence ATGACCCTCATCGTCACCGGCGCGGCCGGTTTTATCGGCAGCAATCTCGTGAAGGCGCTCAACGAGCGCGGTGAACAACGCATCATCGCCGTGGACAATCTCACGCGCGCGGACAAGTTCAAGAACCTCGTGGACTGCGAGATCGACGACTACCTCGACAAGACCGAGTTCGTCGAGCGCTTCAGGCGCGGCGACTTCGGCAAGGTACGCGCGATTTTCCACGAAGGCGCCTGTTCGGACACGATGGAAACCGACGGCCGCTACATGATGGACAACAACTTCCGCTACAGCCGCGACGTGCTCGACGTCTGCCTCGCGCAGAACATCCAGTTCCTTTACGCGTCCTCGGCGGCGACGTACGGCGGGTCGAGCCGCTTCGTCGAAGAGCGCGAAGTCGAGCAGCCGCTGAACGTGTACGGCTACTCGAAGTTCCTGTTCGATCAGGTGATCCGCCGCGTGCTGCCTACGGCGAAGAGCCAGATTGCAGGCTTTCGTTACTTCAACGTCTACGGGCCGCGCGAAACGCATAAGGCGCGCATGGCGTCGGTGGCGTTTCACAACTTCAACCAGTTCCGCGCCGAGGGCAAAGTCAAGCTGTTCGGCGAATACAACGGCTACGCCGCGGGCGAGCAGACGCGCGATTTCGTCTCGGTGGAAGACGTGGTCAAGGTCAACCTCTTCTTCTTCGACAATCCGGACAAATCGGGCATTTTCAATCTGGGCAGCGGCCGCGCGCAACCGTTCAACGACATCGCCAGCACGGTGGTCAACACGCTGCGCTCGCTGAACAACGAACCGGCGCTCTCGCTCGCGGATCAGGTGCAGCGCGGGCTGATCGAATACATTCCGTTCCCCGACGCGTTGCGCGGCAAGTACCAGTGCTTCACGCAGGCGGATCAGTCGAAGCTGCGCGCGGCCGGCTACGACGCGCCGTTCCTGAGCGTGCAGGAAGGTGTCGACCGTTACGTGCGTTGGCTATTCGGCCAGGTGTAA
- a CDS encoding enoyl-CoA hydratase, which produces MNADASNASLVEIEHGAYGVPGVVRVTMNRPDAFNALSEALLDELHTALSEIGRSNARVVVIAGAGRAFCAGHDLKEMRAAPSLAYYQALFARCTKLMMTIQRLPQPVIARVQGIATAAGCQLVAMCDLAVAADTARFAVSGVNLGLFCATPSVPLSRNLSRKAALEMLLTGDFIDAAAAKQQGLVNRVVSADALDAEITRLATSICAKPVEAVSAGKGLFYRQLEMGIEAAYQLAGQTMACNMMDESALEGVQAFIDKRPPDWKRDAG; this is translated from the coding sequence ATGAATGCCGATGCGAGCAACGCTTCACTGGTCGAGATCGAACACGGCGCGTACGGCGTGCCGGGCGTCGTGCGTGTGACGATGAACCGGCCCGATGCCTTCAACGCGCTCTCAGAAGCTTTGCTCGACGAGCTACACACCGCATTAAGCGAAATCGGGCGGTCGAATGCTCGCGTAGTCGTGATCGCTGGCGCGGGCCGAGCATTCTGCGCGGGGCACGATCTGAAGGAAATGCGCGCGGCGCCGTCGCTCGCTTACTACCAGGCGCTGTTCGCCCGCTGCACGAAACTCATGATGACGATCCAGCGTTTGCCGCAACCGGTGATCGCGCGGGTGCAAGGCATTGCCACGGCGGCCGGCTGTCAGCTCGTCGCGATGTGCGATCTGGCGGTCGCCGCCGACACGGCGCGGTTTGCAGTGTCGGGCGTGAACCTTGGGCTCTTCTGCGCGACGCCTTCCGTGCCGCTGTCGCGCAACCTGTCGCGCAAGGCGGCGCTTGAAATGCTGCTCACCGGCGATTTCATCGATGCCGCCGCAGCGAAGCAGCAAGGTCTGGTCAACCGCGTTGTCTCAGCGGACGCGCTCGACGCGGAAATCACGCGGCTCGCCACCAGTATCTGCGCGAAACCCGTCGAAGCTGTGAGCGCCGGCAAAGGCCTCTTCTATCGTCAGTTGGAGATGGGTATCGAGGCGGCTTACCAACTCGCCGGTCAGACCATGGCCTGCAACATGATGGATGAGTCAGCGCTCGAAGGTGTGCAGGCTTTCATCGACAAACGACCGCCTGACTGGAAACGCGACGCGGGCTAG
- a CDS encoding histone deacetylase family protein: MATGFYSHADCLLHDMGQWHPECPARLQAIEDQLIASRIDSLIERESPPLADDAALLRVHTQAHVDYIRSRSPVEGVAEIDPDTTMCPRTLQAALRAAGAAVAATDAVIEGRYDNAFCSVRPPGHHAEPARAMGFCFFNNVAIAARHALEVHGLARVAIIDFDVHHGNGTEAAFSGDSRVLMCSIFQHPFYPFTGADNQAPNMCNVPMPARSKGMAVREAVDMLWLPRLHEFKPEMLFISAGFDAHREDDLGNMGLVEDDYAWITDQMREIAKRYAHGRIVSCLEGGYNLSALGRSVVAHVRSLAGI, from the coding sequence ATGGCAACAGGCTTCTATTCCCACGCCGACTGTCTGCTGCACGATATGGGGCAATGGCATCCAGAATGCCCCGCGCGTCTGCAGGCAATCGAAGATCAGTTGATCGCGAGCCGCATCGACTCCTTGATCGAGCGCGAGTCGCCGCCGCTCGCCGACGATGCCGCGCTGCTGCGCGTGCATACGCAAGCTCACGTCGACTATATCCGCAGCCGCTCGCCCGTCGAAGGCGTCGCCGAAATCGATCCCGATACGACGATGTGCCCGCGCACGTTGCAAGCCGCGTTGCGTGCGGCCGGCGCTGCGGTCGCCGCGACCGATGCGGTGATCGAAGGCCGTTACGACAACGCCTTCTGCAGCGTGCGGCCGCCCGGCCACCACGCGGAGCCGGCGCGCGCCATGGGCTTCTGCTTCTTCAATAATGTCGCGATCGCCGCGCGTCATGCGCTCGAAGTGCATGGACTCGCGCGCGTCGCCATCATCGATTTCGACGTGCATCACGGCAACGGCACCGAAGCGGCTTTCTCGGGCGACTCGCGCGTGCTGATGTGCAGCATCTTCCAGCATCCGTTTTACCCGTTCACCGGCGCCGACAATCAGGCGCCCAACATGTGCAACGTGCCGATGCCGGCGCGCTCGAAAGGCATGGCGGTGCGCGAAGCGGTGGACATGCTGTGGTTGCCGCGCCTGCATGAGTTCAAGCCGGAGATGCTGTTCATCTCGGCGGGCTTCGACGCGCATCGCGAGGACGACCTTGGCAATATGGGCCTTGTCGAAGACGATTACGCCTGGATCACCGATCAGATGCGCGAGATCGCCAAGCGTTATGCGCACGGACGGATCGTCAGCTGTCTCGAAGGCGGCTACAACCTGTCCGCGCTCGGGCGTAGCGTAGTCGCGCATGTGCGCTCGCTGGCTGGGATCTGA